The Streptococcus downei MFe28 DNA window ATAGAGCCCGGAAGAACAAAGGTAACAAAAACGTCGGAATGTTTATTGAGAAAGTCGCGAACAACTTGATCACTTAGAATTTTACTGCGGTAGTACTCTATTTTGGTATCAGGACTACGAGACATGGTCTCATCAATAAGTTGATTTGGCTGGCCTGTAAGAACAGCAATAGAAGAAGTGTGAACGATTCTGCGAATTCCGGCATTATAGGCAGCCTGTAATAGATTTTTTGTACCTGTAATATTGGTATCGTAGAGATCTTGCCAGTGCTTGCCACCTTTATGGCTGTCACGAAAGAAAGCTGCTGTATGGAAAAGACTATCACAGCCGGAAAGATGAGACTGGTAAGTTTTAGGCTCCAAAATATCTCCTTGGACAAAGTGAATTGGAAGATTTCCAAATTGTTTTTTGGCCTTATCTAGTGACCGAACAAGAGCGGTAACCTGGATATCTTCTTTTAATAAGGCGCGGACAAGATTATTCCCCAAGAGACCCGTTGCGCCCGTAACAAAAGCGTGGCTAATATTATAAGATGAGAGTGATGTCTTCATATAGTTTTCCTTTTAGAAAAGTTTTATTAAATGACTTGTCATTTAATAAAACTTAGTCTAGCCTTTTAGTATGTTTTTGTCAATAATTTACTGATTCTGGTGTAGAATAGTAAGAGATCAAAAAAGAAGGAAAACTTATGTCAACATACGAAGCAGCCCGTTTTAGATACTTATTCAAAAGTG harbors:
- a CDS encoding SDR family oxidoreductase gives rise to the protein MKTSLSSYNISHAFVTGATGLLGNNLVRALLKEDIQVTALVRSLDKAKKQFGNLPIHFVQGDILEPKTYQSHLSGCDSLFHTAAFFRDSHKGGKHWQDLYDTNITGTKNLLQAAYNAGIRRIVHTSSIAVLTGQPNQLIDETMSRSPDTKIEYYRSKILSDQVVRDFLNKHSDVFVTFVLPGSMYGPGDMGPTSTGQMILNYMRQKLPGIIKASYSIVDARDVADIHIRAMKYGRKGERYLAAGRYMTMQELMNTLEAVTGIPAPKRQIPQPLLRAFASWNEFYHRVTGKPVLVSRDLVHLFAEEYQRTHFDPTKMEKELGGHFRAVDETMTDTIKWYRNNGYLN